In Terriglobus aquaticus, the genomic window TCCCTGCCTTGCTCCCGGGCTTTGCCGTTGGCCAGGCGCTGTCATCCAGCGTGACCGCCTCGCCGTGCGGCACATCGCCCTCGTGCACCCGCCAGGGAGCGTCCGGGAGCGTGTTCAACTGCTCCAGCCGGGTCAGCTTTTCCTGCTGCGCAGCGGTCAGCGGACCGCTGGTATCGTGCGGTGCTTGGCCAAAAGTGGTGGCTGCCACAGCAAGACTGCATGCCAGCAAACGGAGGCGAGAGACAACAAGAGTCACAGGTACATCCCCTTGGCCATGATGGAATCGTTTCCACCGAGGCTTATGATTTCAGACAGGCTGCCATAGTAGCGCATCGACCACACCTTCGTCCCTGCCTTTCACATATTCCCGCTCCCGCACCACAATCTGCACAATTGCGTGAAACCGCTTGCATTCCCGCCGCGTCTCTCAGATATTCCTGATGGCCCGTGAAGTCGGGATGGTCAGTGCGTCGGATCGGAACGTGTCGATACCCTTTGACGTAGCCAAATTGGAGGATGTAGCGCGAAAGGCGGGCGTCTCAAACGCCACGGCTTCTCGTGCCCTCAGCGGCGCAGGCAAAGTCAGCGACACCGCGCGCCGGCGCATCCTGGAAGCGGCTAAGCAACTGAGTTACACCCCGAACCGCAGCGCACAGGCGCTCAAGGGTGGTCGCTCCGGCATGATCGGCATGGTCGTGCCCAATCTGTCCGACCTCTTCTTCGCCAGTTGCGTCAACGCGGTCGAGGCGGTTGCGATGCGCAACTCCTCACTCCTGGTCGTGGCAGCCACGCACGACCGCGCAGACCGCACCGTCGATGCCATGAAGCGGCTGCTCGATCACCGTGTGGACGGCCTCGTCCTTGGTTGCAGCGAGTACCTTACGCCGCTGCTCACACGCACCCTGCGAGCGCTGCCCGTTCCGGTCGTCGGCATCGACGCTCCTCTGACCAAGGCCGGCCGTCCGTCGGTGCTGATCGACAACAGCGCCGCCGCCCAACGGGCGACCGAACACCTGATCGCAAACGGCTATCAGCGCATCATCAGCGTTCAGGTAGAGCCCACGCTCTACACCATGAAAGAGCGCCAGCTCGGCTACGAACGCGCCATGCGCGACGCTGGACTGACCCCGGAAACGCGCCACGTGCCAGACGCAACAGCAGCGCAAGCATTGCTGCGCGACCATCAGGATGGCCGAACCAGGCGGGCCTTCCTGGTGGGCAATGAGCTCGGGGCACGATACATGATCGGCGCTGCCAAGCAGCTCTCCTTGAGCATGCCCAAAGATTTCGCCATGGTAAGCTTCGACGACTTCGAACTCGCCGGCTTCCTCGAGACTCCGCTCACCGTGATCAGTCAGCCAACCACCCTCATCGGCGAAGCCGCGGCCACGAAGCTGTTTCGGCATATGCTGCACGGGACGGCAGCAAACAGCGATTCGGAAGGCGAACTGGAGACCATTCTCGAGGCCAGCCTCGTCATTCGAGGCTCGTCCATCTGCCGGCCGAGCCCCCATGACTCGCGACGCTCTACCCACACGTAGGCCTCATAGCGTTGTCATCGAAGCGCCTGATCAACCGCGAGCGGCTCCATTGCACAACCTTTCACAACTCAGCTCTCTTCTTCCGGCAACGAAATCTCGTATTTCGCAAGCTTGTACGTCATATCGCTCTTGGAGAGACCGAGCCGACGCGCTGCTTCCGCTTTACGCCCGTGCGTCCGTCCTAACATCTGCACGATCGCACTCTTCTCCCAATCGGCAAGTGCCTTTCTCAAATCCATCTCTTCCGGCACCGCTGGGTTCGGCGTCGCTGCCGAGGCAGTCGGCAGGTTCACAGAAAAGATCACAGGATCGGCGGACAGGATGCACGCACGTTCCAACACGTTCCGCAGCTCACGAACGTTTCCGGGATACCGGTATTCCTGAAGTTCCTTCAAGGCTTTGGCGTGCAGCGTGCGAACAGGCATTTTCAGGTCGCTGGCGATTTGTTGCAGAAGATGCTTTGCAAGAACAGGGATATCTTCCGCTCGCTCGCGAAGGGGTGGCACCTCCACCGGCACGACAGCCAGCCGGTAATAGAGGTCCTGGCGAAAGCGCCCGGCCTCAACCTCTCGCAACAGGTTGCGGTGTGTAGCGAGCAAAACACGAACGTCTACGTCACGAGACACGGAAGAGCCCAGACGGGTGATCTTGCCTTCAGCCAGCGCGCGCAGCAGCTTTGCCTGCGCGTTTGGTGACATTTCACCGACCTCGTCCAGAAACAGGGTGCCCTGGTGTGCGGTCTCGAACAGACCGTGTCGCAGCCGGTCTGCACCGGTAAAGGCGCCCTTCTCGTGGCCGAACAGTTCGCTCTCCAGCAAGGTATCGGGCAGCGCGGCACAGTTGACCGTGACCAGTGGTTTGGTCGCACGCGCACTCAGCTTGTGGATCGCGCGGGCGACAAGCTCTTTCCCGGTTCCCGTTTCACCGGTGATAAGCACCGTGGCATCAGTCCGTCCCACGCGCCGAATCAGTTCACGGAGTGCGGCGATCCTGGTCCCGGTTCCGTAGATCTCCCCATCCCCTTCGAGTGCCTCGACCGTGTTCCGCAGCAGGAGATTTTCCCGGCGAAGCTGTGCGTGCTGTGCAGCTCGAGCTATGACTGCTCTCAGGTTGTCGGCAGCAAAGGGTTTGGTCAGGAAGTCGAAGGCGCCTTTGCGCATCGCTTCCACGGCCAGCTCCACCGTTCCAAAGGCGGTAAGCAGAACCACCGTTCCCGTGGAGCCTGCTGACCCCGGCATTTCCAACAGCCGGCTTCCCTCACCATCCGGCAGCTTCTGGTCCGTCAGGATCACATCGAAGTCCTGCTGTTCCAGAGTCTGCTGAGCCTCTCGAAGAGATTCGACCGAGTGGATCGTATGCCCATCCTGCCGCAGGTGCAGGCCGATCAAGCGACGCATGTTCGGTTCGTCTTCAATAACCAGCACTCGCGCCACCCGCTCAGCCCTCCACCGCAGATGATTTCAGTTGACCGGCAAACGCTGGCAACTTGAGTTGGAAGCACACCCTGCCCTGTTCGTTCCTTGCAAGGGTAAGAGTGCCCTCATGAGCCTCGGCGATTCTGCGCGCGATCGAAAGACCAAGCCCCGTTCCTCCGCTCTTCGCGGTAAAGAAGGGCTCGAAGATTTGCGGTACGGCATACGCCGGGATACATTCGCCTTCGTTCTCGACCGCAATACAGACCATCTCTGCCTCGCTCGCGCAACGAACTACGATTTCTCCTCCGGCCGGTGTCGCGTCTATGGCGTTCCGTACTAAATTCAGCAAAGCCTGCTGCAGCCGGTCCTGGTTGCCGAACAACAGCGGGGCATGGGTGACAACGGGCCGGATAGAAAGCTCCTTCCGGAGTGCCTGTGCCTTCGCGATCGAACACACGTAGCCGATCAATGGCTCAGCTTCCACCTCGCGGCAGGCAAAGCGATCCGGTTGCGCATAGGAGAGAAACTCGGTCGTCAGTTTCTCCAAACGCTGCGCTTCCGCCAGCGCAATGCGTGACATCTCGTCGCGGTCTTCCTCGGAGAGCGCAACAGAGCCAGCCGCCTCCATCGCGCTCGAGATGATCGCCACCGGATTTCTGATTTCATGCGCTACCGCGCTGGCCAGTCTGCCGACCGCTGCCAGCTTCTCTTCCTCGACCAGCCGGGCGCGGGTGGTCTCCAGGTCTTCCATGCGAGCGCGCAGCTCCACGTCTCGCCTTCGCAGCAGGTCTAGTAGCAGCCACACCAAGGTGCCGACGGTATACAGCAACAATGCCAGTGTCGCTGTCTCCAACAGCTCGCCTAACTGAAAAGGCGGTCGAAAGTGAGCGGCGTAGCTCACCCAAAGCAAACCGGTCAGCGAAGCCACGGTGGCAGCCATCAGCGTGATGGTGAGCGAAAAGTACAACGCCGCTTCCAGCACAGGCAGGATCAGCAGACCGAAGTAGTGCGTGTGAAACTGCCGCGTCGCGGCCGCAAGCAGGAATGGTGCCACCACTCCGAGCGTGATCGAAGCACACACCAGCATCCGAGTCCCGCTGCGAGATCGCGTCCACTCTTTGCGAGACAGCGCAAGCTCGGCCAAGCGAAGCGAGACAGCAATTGCCGCAACCAGGAACATCGTGCGAGGCGTCGCGAAATGGAAGTACGAGAAGCCCAGCTCGACCAGAACGAACACCAGAAGCGCGACCGCGTACACAGCTGCGATCGCCGTTCTCGGAAACAGGGCGCTTGGGAATCGAAACTGACTCAGGTCGTTCGTAAGCCGCTCCCCTTTCCGTGTGAAGACTGCAATCGCCTTGCCAATTTCGCCGGCCCAAACTCGGCGTCTGCCCCAGACTTGCGCCTGCCGGTGTTCGAATGATCGTATCGAACCGTACGAACTTTCGAACGACTCCTCGCCTTCTACCGTCGGCCAAGCTGGGCAATCTAGCAAAAACGGCTACATCTCGTTTCAACCTTTTGGCAAAGTGCATGCACTACGCGACTATGGTCCGCTGCGGACCTGCACCATCGGAGATGCCCATCTCGACTGAACAGACCAATACCGTTCCTGCCACGCGCTTTCCTCTACGGAGGAGGACGACGGTCCTGGCCGTCCTCGCATCGGCGCTGGCATGGTCCGCTCAGGCGCAGAGCCCTCCCACAGCTCCCACTCTGAGTCTCCACGATGCGATCGTCCGCTCACAGGCGAGCCCTCAGGCACACATCAGCCAGGATCAGGTAGACCTCACGCGTGGAGCGGTGATACAGGCCGGTCTGGCGCCGAACCCCAGACTCTATCTCCAGTCCGAGGATCTGCGTCCGTGGGCGAGCAACTTCGACTTCCCTAACTCGACGGAGGACTACGGCTACGTCGGGCAGCTCTTTGAGTTGGGCGGCAAACGCAGCCGCCGCGTCGACTTCGCGCGCGCCAACGAACGGCAGGCTGAAGCCAACCGCACGCTGGCCAACCAGCAGATTGCAGGCCGCGTCGCGGCAGCGTATTGGTCCGCTGTCGCGAACGCCGGCATCGAGCAATTGCTGGAGAGAGACCTTTCCGCCGTCGACGAGATCGCCCGCTACAACCAGGAGCGGGTGAACTCTGGAGCAGGGCGAGGTGTCGACCTGATCCGCGTACAGATCGAACGCGACAGGCTGCGGTTGGCGCTTGCTACGGCCAAACGTGAAGTGGTCCAAAGCCGGATTGAACTGTTTCGCCAGGTGGGACAAGCGCCCGACGACGCCGTCCGCTTGTCAGACAAGCTGGACTCCAGCCTCCCGGCACAAACCCAGACACTGGCAACCGTCCTGGCCACGCGCGCAGACCTGGTCGCCGCCCGAGAGGCTGTGCAAGCCGCGGAAGCCGATGTTCGGCTGCAGCGAGCCGTGGGGGTTCCCGACCTCGATCTACTCGCCGGCTACAAGCGCAATGCAGCGGACAACACGCTCTACAGCAGCCTGCAGCTGCCGCTCCCTTTTCGAAACCGGAACCAAGGTGAGATTGCCCGCGCACAGGCGTCCGTGCATCTCGCCCAGGACCGCCTCAGGCAGTTGGAACTTTCCGCTCAGGCCGACATCACTGCCGCACAGCAAGCGTTCCAGCAACAACAGGAGATCGTCCGTGACATCCTTCCCGACATGCGCGCGCGCGCAGCGCAGAACCTGGCCATCATGGACGACGCCTACCGCTCCGGTGGAGTCGATCTGCTGCGATTTCTCGACGCAGAGCGCACGGCATTCGACGTGGAAGTAAGCGCTTTGCGCACACTTGCGGAGTATCAGCAGGCTGGGCTTCGGCTGCAACTTGCCTATGGGATGCAACCATGACGCCATCGAAACGAGTTCTCGGTTTTCTTCTACTCACCTGCTGTCTCCACGGCTGCTCCAAGAAGCAGGCGGGCGATAAGCCAGGCGGTTCGTCTGGAGACGCATCACAGAGCGCCGCCACGTCCCAGGACCAGCCAGACAAGAGCGCCAAAGGCGGCGCGCAGGCGAACGACATCGTCAAGATTCCGGCGCAGGACCAGCAGCGTGCCGGCATTCAGATCGCCTCCGTCCTCGTTCAGCGCATGCCGCGCACCCTCGCCGTGGCGGGCCAGGTAGTCATGGACGAGCAGCATACGTCCCACCTCGGCACTATCGCAGATGGCCGTATCACCTCCGTCACTGTTCTTCCGGGCGCGGTGGTTCGGCGCGGTCAGGTTCTTGGAACTCTTCACAGCCACATGGTTCACGAAACGGTGGGATCCCTGGTTCAGGCCTACGCGGCAGAAAACCGGCAGCGCGGCGCCGTCGCATTCGCGAAGCAGGCGCAGGATCGCTATCACCATCTCTACTCCATCCAGGCGGCCTCCCTGGAGGAATCGCAACGTGCCGACCAGCAGTTGCAGGAGGCGCAGCAGATGCTGGTTGACGCGCAGGCAAACGTACACATGGAGCGGGAACACCTGTCGGAGTTGCTCCAGGTCTCGCCAGAGTCACTCAACCCAAACAATCTGTACGACCGTGAACTCATCCCCATCCGCTCGCCCATGGATGGCGTCGTGATCGCGCGCAACATCAGCGTCGGCCAAGTCGTTGACACCGGCTTTGTCGCCTTCGACATAACAAACCTGAGCACGGTCTGGGTGACGGCCGCGGTGAACCAGCCGGACATTGGCATGATGCATGCCGGTGCCGCAACGGATGTCGTGACCGCCGGCTTCCCCGATCAGGTGTTCCATGGTCGCGTTGGATTGGTCGGCGACACACTTTCGCCCGACACACGGACGATCCCCGTTCGCATCGTCGTTCCCAACCCTGGCACCCGCCTCAAGCCGGGCATGTTCGTCTCTGCGCACATTGCGGAACCGCAAACGCGCGACGCCGTCTTTGTTCCCCAGGACGCGCTGCAAAACATCAATGGCATGCCTGTCGTCTTCGTCACAAACGACGGCACGACGTTCCAGGCCCGTACCGTCAACGTGGGCACGCGTTCCATGGGCAAAGCGGAGATCCTGGAAGGCCTGAAGCCAGGAGACCGCATTGTGGTCAACGGCGCCTTCATGGTGAAGTCCGAGATGCTCAAGGGCACCATGGGAGACGGCTAGCATGCGCAGGCTTGTCGACTTCTTCCTGTCCAATCGCTGGCTCGTCGCCGCGCTGCTGCTCGTCCTCATCATCGGTGGCATCACCGTCATGCTGCACCTGCCGCTGGAGGCCTTCCCGGACCTCACTAACAACCAAGTCGTCGTCACGGTTCAGTGCCCGGGCATGTCGCCGGTCGAGGTCGAGCAGCTTGTTACGTATCCCATCGAGACCTCGATGATGGGCATGCCCAAGCTTCAGATGGTTCGCTCCACCTCCAAGCTCGACCTCTCCATGGTGACAGTCATCTTCGACGACTCCATGGACAAGTACCTCGTTCGGCAACTCGTCGCCGAGCGCATCAACCAGGTGCAGAGCCGCATCCCGGCAGGCCTGCAGCCGCAGATGAATCCCATGTCCACTGCGTTCGGAGAGGTGTACCAATACACCGTTGCTGCTCCGAACATGTCGCTGATGCAGATCAAGACTCTGCATGACTGGGTCATCCGCTACGCCCTGCTAACGATCCCGGGTGTGAGTGAGATCAACTCCTGGGGCGGAGAAACAAAGCAATACACGGCCGAGGTAGACCCTGAGAACCTGCGCCGCTTCAATCTCACACTGCACGATGTAGTCACGGCGGTTACCAACAACAACGCCAACTTTGGCGGCAGCTACATCGAGCACGCCGAGCAACAGTACACTGTGCGCGGTCTGGGGCGCGCTCAGAGCATCGACGACCTGGGCAACATCGTGGTCTCGACCACGAACGGCGTACCCGTGCTGCTCAAGCAGGTCGCCTCGATTCAGACCGAGCCTCTTCCCAGACACGGCGCGGTCATGCGCAACGGTCAGGGCGAGACGGTCTCCGGCATGGTCATCATCCTGCGTGGCGAGAACGGCCAGAAGATCATCAAGGAGATCAAAGCTAAGATCGCCAGCTTGAAACTGCCGAACGGTGCGAAGATCATCCCGTTCTACGACCAGTCCGACGTCATCGATGCGACCACCGCTACAGTGCGGCGCAACCTGATTGAGGCCGCCGTTCTGGTCATTGTCATTCTTCTCATCTTCCTAGGCGACTGGCGAGCCGCTCTGGTGGTCGCGTTCACCATTCCCCTCTCCTTGCTCTTCGGATTCCTCGGCATGGACCTGTTCGGGATTTCGGTCAACCTCATGAGCCTTGGCGCGATCGACTTCGGCACCATCGTCGACGGCTCGGTCGTGATGACCGAAAACTGTATGCACCGGCTGGAGAATGGCGGCGCGGGCAAGCCGTTGATCTATGTCGTTCGGGAAGCGGCGCAGGAAGTGGCTCGGCCGGTAATCTTCGGCGTTCTCATCATCATCGCCGTCTACCTGCCAGTCCTCACCTTGCAGAGCCTGGAAGGCCGCATGTTCCGCCCCATGGCAGTCACCGTGGTCTCGGCCCTGGCCGGTTCCCTTCTGCTTGCACTGTTCGTAGTTCCCACGTTGTGCACGATCGCTCTTCGACATCGCGCTCGCAAACTCGCGGAGGCCGAACAGCACAAAGCAAGTTCCAGGCCAGGCTGGTTCGATCGGTTGCGCGCTGCATACGGTCGCTCTCTCACCCGGAGTGAAGGACATCGAAAGCCGATTCTTATCGTGTCTGTCGTGTTGATTATCCTGGCGCTCGGCTCGCTCAAGTTCATCGGGACGGAGTTCATGCCGACCCTCGATGAGGGTTCCATGGTCGTCACGTCCAAACGCCTCCCCGGCATCGCTCTCTCCGAATCCGTAACCATCGGAGACCAGATCGAGAAGACCATCAAGGCCCAGCCCGGCGTCACCAGCATCGTGACCAAGCTGGGTCGGCCGGACCTGGCCACGGAAGCCATGGGCGAGTACGAATCGGACTCGTACCTCAACTTCACACCGCAGCTGCAGAACGCGAGCGCAAAAGAAAAGCAGCGGTTTACCGACGATCTTCAGCACTCCCTGGACAAGATCCCTGGAGTCACCTACGAGATCACGCAGCCCATGCAGATGCGCATGGACGAGACGATCACCGGCACCCGCGGCGATGTGGCGCTCAAGATCTTCGGCGAAGACCTCGACACGCTGGAGCAGATGGCACACAGCGCGGAAAAGATCATCTCGGGTGTTCAGGGCGCTTCGGAAACGCAGATGGAGATCATCTCCGGCGCTCAGGAGCTCCAGGTGCGCATCGACCGCCAGGAGGCCGCGCGTTACGGCGTAAATGTCTCCGACATTCAGGAAGTGATCGAGACCCTCTACGGCTCCAAACAGCTCTCCGAAATGTTGCTGGGCGAGGAGCGTTTTCCGATCGCCATTCGTCTCCCGGCAGACATCCGCAACGATCCGGAGCGTCTGCGCTCACTCCAGATCAAGACTCCTCAGGGTGAACTCGTCCGGCTCGATCAGGTGGCTGAAGTGAAGACCGTCGGTGGCCCGATCCTGATCAACCGCGAGCAGGCGCATCGCCGGGCTGTGGTCATGAGCAATGTCAGCGGCCGAGACCTTGGCAGCTTCGTCAAGGACTGCAAATCCGCGGTCGCCGCAAAGCTGCCACTGCCTCCCGGCTATCGCTTGGAGTGGGGCGGTCAGTATGAAAATCAGCAGCGAGCGCAGCAGCGCCTCCTCATCGTCTTCCCTGTGTCGCTCCTCATCATCTCCGCCCTGCTATACGCCACGTTTCAGAATGCGAAGCAGATGCTCCTTATCCTCTGCATCGTTCCGCTCGCGCTTGTAGGAGGCGTCGCAGCGCTTTGGCTTCGCGGGATCAATCTCAATCTCTCCGCGTGCGTGGGCTTCATTGCACTCTTCGGCATCGCCGTTCTCAACGGCGTAGTTATGGTGAGTCACATCAACTCCCTGCGCAAAGACGGTAAGGAGATGGAAGAAGCGGTCCACAGCGGTGCATCCGATCGGCTTCGCCCCGTCCTCATCACCGCGCTTGTCGCAAGTCTTGGCTTTGTGCCCATGGCGATCTCGACGTCACGAGGCGCCGAGATCGAACGCCCGCTTGCCACCGTTGTCATCGGCGGCCTCATTACGGCCACTGCCCTGACCCTCTACGTTCTGCCCCTGCTTTACCCCTTGTTCAGCAAGAACGCCATTGCAGAAGCGGAGTCTCACGCATAACCGTTCTCACCGGACAAGTCCGATCAAACGCCAGGCCATACGACGCCTGGTAAATCAAGGAGCTCTTCAATGTCTTCTGCCGACAACCAGCCCCGCAGGCTCGCTTCCTTCCTCCTCGGGGTAGTAGTCACAATCGTCGTCCTCGTGCTCGGCTTTTTCGCCTACATCCGCTTCGGCCGTCTACCCGTCGCCACGGCCGATCCGTCGTTCCCCATGGAAGCGCAAATCGTCCATGTGCCACTCGAGGCGCGAATCGCGCGAGAGATGCAATCGGTACCGTTCCAGGCCGATGCGCAGACTTACCAGGCCGGAGCTCAGATCTACGTGCAGCAATGTGCCAGTTGCCACGGAACTCCAGGACATGATGTTGCCTTTGCCTCCGGAATGTTTCCCAGAACTCCTCAGCTCTGGAAAAAGCACGCAAACGGGGTCGTCGGCGTAAGTGACGACGAGCCCGGCGAGACATTCTGGAAGGTAAAGAACGGTATCCGCCTCTCCGGCATGCCCTCGTATCAGAACGTGCTCTCCCCGACTCAGATGTGGCAGGTAACGCTCCTGCTCAAGGACGCCGACAAACCGCTGCCGGCAACAGTGCAGGAAACCCTCACCAAGGATCAATCGCCGGCTGCCGCTCCCCCGGCGACGCAAGGACTCAAGCATGACTAAGCAATCGAATCTCGCGCGGCGCACCTTGGCCACGATTTCTGTGTTGGCGTTCGCAGCCACCTCTCCTGCATACGCGCAATCGACTCTCCCGGACGCGCCCTCAGCCCAGGCCGCTCCCTCTGCGTCACGTTCACATGATCCACAAAACATCGACGACCTCTCTCTCAAAGGCACCCCGAAGCGCATAGTCCTCGACGAGGTAAAGATCGTCACCTCACCGGCTCGCCTGCGGTCGCGAGATCTCGTGTGGCTCCTCCCCGTCGCTGGTGCAACCGCAGCAAGCCTTGCCACCGACTCCTACACCATGCGAAACGTGGTTAGCCGAAACCCGGACTTCAACTCCGCTGCAACCACGAGTTCCGATGTACTTCGAGGTGCATTCATCGGTGTTCCGGTTGTCCTCTTCGGCGCCGGTGAGTTGACCCACCAGGCAAAGCCTCGCGAGGCGGGCCTGCTTGCTGGCGAAGCCATGGTGAATGCCTACGCCACCAGCGAGGCGATCAAATACATCACGCTGCGCGAACGCCCGAACCTCCAGAACGCTCGCGGCCACTTCTTTCAGGGCGACGCCGCCTCCGACCCATCGTTCGTCTCCGGACACAGCATCGTGGCCTGGTCTTCCGCCGCGGTACTCGCCAGTGAATACTCCAAACCATGGCAGCAGGTAGGCATCTACACGCTGGCCACCGGTGCCAGCCTCACCCGCGTCCTCGGGCAAAACCACTTCCCTACCGACGCGTTGCTCGGCTCCGTCTCAGGATGGCTCATCGGCAAATACGTCTATCGTTCCCACCACAGACGATAGGCTGAACTCTTCTTCGCTCGTGTTCCGGCAGCAGCCTCGAAGCGAGTTCATGCTGGCGTGAATCGGACGCCATGTCCCCACCGTGCCCGCTTGCACCGGCATCGGTGCGACTGCGAAGATAGAGCGAAGATGATCGCCAAAGCCAACGTGGATTTGTCCTCCCTTCTGCGTTCGACCTTTGGCTTCTCCGGCTTCCGCGCCAACCAGCAGGCCGTCTGCGAGGCGGCCGCCGCAGGCAAAGACGTCCTGCTCGTCATGCCGACCGGCGCCGGCAAATCCCTGTGCTACCAACTTCCAGCCCTCGCGCGTTGCGGCACCGCGTTGGTCATTTCGCCGCTCATCGCTCTCATGGACGACCAGGCGAACAAGCTCCAGTCGCTTGGCCTGCGCGTCGGCCGCATCCACTCCGGCATGGATCGTGAAGCAAGCCGTCAGGTTTGCTGCGACTATCTTGACGGCCACCTGCAGTTCCTCTTCATCGCGCCCGAGCGGCTGCGGGTCCCCGGCTTTGCCGACATGCTTCGCAAGCGCACGCTCTCACTCGTCGCGGTCGACGAGGCTCATTGCATCTCGCAATGGGGCCACGACTTCCGCCCCGACTACCGCAACCTTGCCCGGCACCTGCAGGCCTTCCGCCCCGCCCCGATCCTTGCTCTCACCGCAACGGCCACGCCACAGGTGCAGCGCGACATCGTGGCGCAACTGCAACTGGAAGGCGCGGCGGAGTTCATCACGGGGTTTCGCCGCACGAACCTGGCCGTCGAAGTCCTCGAATTTTCCAAACCGCAGCGCCGCGAGATGGCACTCAAGCTCCTGCGAGACAGCGCCGCCCGGCCCGCCATCGTGTACGCTCCATCGCGCAAAGAAGCCGAAGAGGTGACCGCGTATCTGCAGGACCACTTCCTGGTCGCGGCCTATCACGCCGGGTTGCCGCCCTCCGTCCGCGAATCCGTGCAGGCCAACTTTCTTTCCGGCCAGACTGAGGTCATCGTCGCAACCATCGCCTTCGGCATGGGCATCGACAAGGCCGACGTGCGCACCGTCCTCCACATGGCCATGCCCGCCAGCGTGGAAAGCTACTACCAGGAGATCGGCCGTGCTGGTCGCGACGGCAAACCGTCGCGCGCCGTGCTCATGTACTCCTACGC contains:
- a CDS encoding efflux RND transporter permease subunit; the protein is MRRLVDFFLSNRWLVAALLLVLIIGGITVMLHLPLEAFPDLTNNQVVVTVQCPGMSPVEVEQLVTYPIETSMMGMPKLQMVRSTSKLDLSMVTVIFDDSMDKYLVRQLVAERINQVQSRIPAGLQPQMNPMSTAFGEVYQYTVAAPNMSLMQIKTLHDWVIRYALLTIPGVSEINSWGGETKQYTAEVDPENLRRFNLTLHDVVTAVTNNNANFGGSYIEHAEQQYTVRGLGRAQSIDDLGNIVVSTTNGVPVLLKQVASIQTEPLPRHGAVMRNGQGETVSGMVIILRGENGQKIIKEIKAKIASLKLPNGAKIIPFYDQSDVIDATTATVRRNLIEAAVLVIVILLIFLGDWRAALVVAFTIPLSLLFGFLGMDLFGISVNLMSLGAIDFGTIVDGSVVMTENCMHRLENGGAGKPLIYVVREAAQEVARPVIFGVLIIIAVYLPVLTLQSLEGRMFRPMAVTVVSALAGSLLLALFVVPTLCTIALRHRARKLAEAEQHKASSRPGWFDRLRAAYGRSLTRSEGHRKPILIVSVVLIILALGSLKFIGTEFMPTLDEGSMVVTSKRLPGIALSESVTIGDQIEKTIKAQPGVTSIVTKLGRPDLATEAMGEYESDSYLNFTPQLQNASAKEKQRFTDDLQHSLDKIPGVTYEITQPMQMRMDETITGTRGDVALKIFGEDLDTLEQMAHSAEKIISGVQGASETQMEIISGAQELQVRIDRQEAARYGVNVSDIQEVIETLYGSKQLSEMLLGEERFPIAIRLPADIRNDPERLRSLQIKTPQGELVRLDQVAEVKTVGGPILINREQAHRRAVVMSNVSGRDLGSFVKDCKSAVAAKLPLPPGYRLEWGGQYENQQRAQQRLLIVFPVSLLIISALLYATFQNAKQMLLILCIVPLALVGGVAALWLRGINLNLSACVGFIALFGIAVLNGVVMVSHINSLRKDGKEMEEAVHSGASDRLRPVLITALVASLGFVPMAISTSRGAEIERPLATVVIGGLITATALTLYVLPLLYPLFSKNAIAEAESHA
- a CDS encoding c-type cytochrome, yielding MSSADNQPRRLASFLLGVVVTIVVLVLGFFAYIRFGRLPVATADPSFPMEAQIVHVPLEARIAREMQSVPFQADAQTYQAGAQIYVQQCASCHGTPGHDVAFASGMFPRTPQLWKKHANGVVGVSDDEPGETFWKVKNGIRLSGMPSYQNVLSPTQMWQVTLLLKDADKPLPATVQETLTKDQSPAAAPPATQGLKHD
- a CDS encoding phosphatase PAP2 family protein, with protein sequence MTKQSNLARRTLATISVLAFAATSPAYAQSTLPDAPSAQAAPSASRSHDPQNIDDLSLKGTPKRIVLDEVKIVTSPARLRSRDLVWLLPVAGATAASLATDSYTMRNVVSRNPDFNSAATTSSDVLRGAFIGVPVVLFGAGELTHQAKPREAGLLAGEAMVNAYATSEAIKYITLRERPNLQNARGHFFQGDAASDPSFVSGHSIVAWSSAAVLASEYSKPWQQVGIYTLATGASLTRVLGQNHFPTDALLGSVSGWLIGKYVYRSHHRR